A segment of the Siphonobacter curvatus genome:
ATAGCAGGGCAAGTTTCGGATGGCGTAGAGAATCGCTCGATTCGGGGTAATGCGGTTGAATCCGTCCCTAAGTGGATCAGTCGCAATGGACTACAGGCCAGCTATCACGGACTTTCGACGACGTTACAATTCAGCTACGTAGACAAGAGCTTCGCCGACCCGCTTAACACCGTTACCCCAACGGCCAACGGAGCCCGGGGCGTAGTGCCGGCGTATGGTCTGTGGGATTGGTACGCCAGTTATCGCCTCGGTCGCGGCTTTACCCTTCGCGGGGGCGTCAGCAACCTCACCAACCGTAGCTATTTCACCAAACGTCCAACGATGTATCCGGGTCCTGGGGTCTGGTCATCGGATGGTCGTAGCTGGCAGCTTAGTGTAGGATTAAAAATTTAGATCTGGCTCCTTTGCGAGCGTATTTTTAGAAGCAATCCCCTTTCTTTTGTGCCACAGGTTCGCCAGAAAAGCGAATCTGTGGCTTTTTTAGTGCCCAATCCAACGTAGTACAGCCATGATTGAAAAAAGAATCGGTCAACAACGCGTTCATTTTTTACACGTCAGTCCAGAACTGGACGGGGGTCGGTACGCCGTCAAATCCATTGTAGGAGACACGTTAAGGGTAGAAGTAGACTTGCTACTAGACGGTTTTGATCTACCGACGGGTGAATTATTGTATCGCCATGAGAGCGAAGCGGATTGGACCCGCGTTCCCCTGTCTTCGCTGGGTAACGACCGATACGGAGCCGAATTGTTGACCCTCCAGCAGGGTGCCTATACCTATACTTTCGAAGCCTGGGTAAATCATCCGCTGACCTGGCAACGAACCATTACGCAGAAAGCCCGCGATTTTCAGCCCGTCGCTACAGACCTGCAAATTGGGGCGGGGTTTTTGCTAGAAATGGCTGCCACCGCTCCGGAGGCTGATCGCGCGTCGCTTGAACAAACGGCTCACTGGCTTCAACAACCCGAAGCCTATCATGAAGCCATTACGTTCGCTTTAAGTGGCCAAATGACCGACTGGATTCATCACTATCCGTTACCAAAAAACATCAGTCGGTACGAAAAAGAATTGCCCTTGTACGTAGATCGGGAGAAATCCGTTTTCTCAGCCTGGTACTCCCTATTTCCGCGTTCGACGTCTATGGATGCACCGCAGGCTGGCACCTTCCGTACTACCATGGAACGTCTGCCTCGATTGGCGGATTTAGGTTTTGACGTGTTGCATCTCCCGCCGGTGCATCCCATTGGGCATCACCATCGCAAGGGAAAGAATAACGCCCCAGTGGCCACCCCTGGCGATCCGGGTGTTCCCTACGCCGTTGGAAATGAAGCAGGCGGGCATTTGGCCATGGCTCCGGAGCTAGGCAGTCTCGCCGACTTTAAAGCTCTAATTACGGAAGCTCAGCGTTGGGGCTTAGAAGTAGCGATGGATCTAGTGGTACAGTGCTCGCCTGATCATCCCTGGGTACAGGAACATCCCCAATGGTTTAAACCGCTTCCCGATGGAAGTTTTCAATACGCCGAAAATCCGCCACACAAGTACCAGGATAGCTATGCTCTGAATTTTGAAACCGACGATTGGCCTGCCCTTTGGGAAGCCTTCCGGACAATCATCTGTACCTGGGCTGAATGGGGTGTTCGGATCATACGTGTGGATCAGCCCCATGGAAAGCCCTTTGCTTTCTGGGAATGGCTTATTCGGGAAACCAAGCAAACCTATCCAGATCTGATCTTTCTGGCCGAGGCTTTTACTGCTCCGAAACCACTCCAGTATCTTTCTAAACTAGGTTTTAGCCAAAGTTTTACCTATTTCATCTGGCGAACTACGAAGGCTGAACTAACGGATTACTTGACTGAACTTACCCAGAGCGACCAGCATTACTATTTACGACCTAATTTCTGGCCCAATACCCACGATGTCAATCCGTTCATTCTACAAACGGGACTAGAACCTTTGTACCTGATACGGTATTTTTTAGCGGCTACGCTGTCGTCAAACTACGGACTTTTCGGCCCCAGTTTTGAGTACATGGTACACGAGGCCTATCCGGGCAGAGAAGAGTACCTGCATTCCGAAAAATATGAAATCAAGCACTGGGACTGGTCGCGCGAGAATAAGTTGACCCTTTTCATGCGGATGCTCAATCGCATTCGACGGGAGAATTCGGCTTTACAACGTACCAACAACCTAACCTTTGTTCATCTGCCCAATGATGCTCTGCTTGGCTACCTGAAAACCCACGCCAATGGAAATCGAATTTTATGCGTGGTCAATCTTGATCCATACCAACGGCAAAGTTCGGGTATCCAACTGCCCCTTCATCTGATTGGTAAACCAGATCACCAGCCCTTTATCGTGCATGATCTACTGACCGACAATCGCTGGCAATGGCAGGGCGAGTGGAATTACGTAGAACTGGACCCAACAATTCTACCTATGCATTTGTTTCGAATTGAAGACGTCTAACTAAACGAGAGAAAATTTACACCTATCATTCCGTGAATTCAAGCTCCTTTCCCATCCCTCCTCGCTTTAGTGACCCTGAAAGCCCCGATCTCACCCTAGTCCTAGAAATGCCGTATTAACCCTAGGTCAAATCTTAGAAAAGTACAATTTATAAACAGCTAATAAAGTGCATTCTGAAACGTAGCAAAGAAAATTATTCAAAAAAAAATGAAAAAAATTTATTAACATAAAGCACTAATATTCAGTGATTTACAAAATTCAATAAAGAGAAATAAAAATTTTTTTCATTCGAGTAGGTTACATTTTGCCCTCCCGATTGATATAGGTGTGAATTCGGGACATAAATATTGAAAAAATGAAAAACTTTGCACGCCTTTCAGCTTACACTTTATTGCTTTCTGCAAGCCTTTTTTCTTTAACTTCTTGCAACAAAGAAGATGAAATCAAACCTCAGCAAACGAAAGTCGTGCAAGAATCCGAAAGAGATGCCAGCATCCCTCCGCTGCCATTGATTCGCCGCTAATGAATAATGATTATCGTAAAACATATACAGGTCTCACCTAACCTTTAAGACATAGTACTGCATTAGTATTTAAGTATCCGCTCTAGCAGTACTGCATTCGCCAAATTTAACTACCTTCGGAAAGCACCGCCAGGCTTCCGAAGGTTTTGGCATTTTTAGGGGTTTATTGTTATTTTGCTAGTGTAACACGCGGGTAGTCTTATGTTTGGCTTTTTCAAGAGCAAAATAGTTGATTGGATAGGAGTTTGGCTGCTAATATTGGCATCCCTGGATATTTCAGCTCAGCATAAGTCAGCCTCTGCCGAAACTGCCATTCGACGTTTACAAACTCAGGGGGAAGTGGCCTTTCAGGACGGGAAACACGCGGAGGCCATGATGTACTTTAAAAAAGCCATTGCTCTCTGTATTCGTCATAATAATCTTCCTCGTTACGCTGATCTTTTAATTGAATCCAGTTCTATTCCTTACGGCCAGGGAAACTTATCCGAAGCGATCCAACAGTGCGAAAAGGCTCTTCAGCTTTTGCAAAAATCCCCCGTCGATTCGATACGCTTTAAAGCTTATTCCAACTTAAGTTTTTATCACAGCCTCGTGTTCCAAACGGAACAGATGCAATCGTATCTGGAGAAAGCGGAGCAGATGCTGGAACGCCAGCCCTACTTAGCGAGTCAGACACCGGGATTTGTCGCCGCTTATTACAACCAAAAAGGCGTGTATTACAATGCAGCCGGGGATTTTATCCAAGCCACTACCAATCTTGAAAAAGCACTTGCCGTAGCCAAAAAATATCAGTTATCGGGCTACCTCTCTACTTTTACGAATAACTTAAGTACCCAATACGAGAATTTAGGCAATACGCAGAAGGCGATTATGCTGGCCAAACAGGCTTTGTCCCTGGAGCGAACGCCCTATCAACAAATCGTCTATACGTTGAATTTAGGCCGTTATTACCTCAGTCTTAATAAGCCTAAGGAAGCATTTAAGTACCTCACGCAATCCCAACAAATTGACGATACCTACGGTCGGCTCAATCCAGATTACTTTACGGAATCAAGAATCACGCTGTACCAAAACTGGGGCTCGTACTACGCCGCCACCCAACAGGTAACGAAAGCCATTCGTTCGTATGACCAAGCCATTACACTCGCTCAGACGTACTGGGGTACTAAACATCCTTTACTTTCGGTTGCCTACCGCGTCAAGGCTCAATTATTAGAAAATCAAGGCGACTTAAACGGGGCTCTGGTCAACTACCGACACGCCATTAATGCCGTATGCTTGGGTACCCCCGTGAAGGAATTGCACGATTTACCGGTAATTCAGGAAGGTGTTTTGTCTGAACGCGAGCTCATGTATGCCTTAGTGGGACAAGCCTCCGTCATGGGAAAATTTTCAAATCGAGACCCTTTCCTGCAGCCTGCTTTCGAGACTTACAAATTAGCTTTACACTTGGCCGAACGTATTCGCCTGAATTACGACGTATCGGACGCTAAACTCCTTTTCGGCCAACAGATTTCGCTGGTGAATGAGCAAGCCCTTCGTATTGCCTACGCTCTTTACCAAAAAACGCACCAGTATCAATACCTGAAAACCGCATTTACGCTGACTGAAAGCACGCGGGCTTCTACCCTCTCGGATGCCCGCCGGGAGCAAACGTTGAAGAAAACCTGGGTTCCTAAGGAATTACTTTCCAAGGAAGAGCAGCTCAAAAAAGAGTTAACCAGTACCAAGTTACAATTGCAGCAGCCGAATTCGCGAAAGGAACAGGATAGCCTCAAGCTGGTTCTGGTAGAGCAGGAACTGGTATTGGACAAATTCCGCCAGCAACTGTTACAACGCATTCCTTCACGTCACCGTCAGTCGGTAGAAAGTATGTCGGTGGATACCGTTCGTGAGAAATTACTGGATCAGCAGACGGCCCTGCTTTCGTACGTAATGACCGAGCAAGATTTATTTGTCTTTGTCATTACCCAGCTCCGGGTAAAATGGGTTCGTATTCCTTTCGGT
Coding sequences within it:
- a CDS encoding maltotransferase domain-containing protein, with the protein product MIEKRIGQQRVHFLHVSPELDGGRYAVKSIVGDTLRVEVDLLLDGFDLPTGELLYRHESEADWTRVPLSSLGNDRYGAELLTLQQGAYTYTFEAWVNHPLTWQRTITQKARDFQPVATDLQIGAGFLLEMAATAPEADRASLEQTAHWLQQPEAYHEAITFALSGQMTDWIHHYPLPKNISRYEKELPLYVDREKSVFSAWYSLFPRSTSMDAPQAGTFRTTMERLPRLADLGFDVLHLPPVHPIGHHHRKGKNNAPVATPGDPGVPYAVGNEAGGHLAMAPELGSLADFKALITEAQRWGLEVAMDLVVQCSPDHPWVQEHPQWFKPLPDGSFQYAENPPHKYQDSYALNFETDDWPALWEAFRTIICTWAEWGVRIIRVDQPHGKPFAFWEWLIRETKQTYPDLIFLAEAFTAPKPLQYLSKLGFSQSFTYFIWRTTKAELTDYLTELTQSDQHYYLRPNFWPNTHDVNPFILQTGLEPLYLIRYFLAATLSSNYGLFGPSFEYMVHEAYPGREEYLHSEKYEIKHWDWSRENKLTLFMRMLNRIRRENSALQRTNNLTFVHLPNDALLGYLKTHANGNRILCVVNLDPYQRQSSGIQLPLHLIGKPDHQPFIVHDLLTDNRWQWQGEWNYVELDPTILPMHLFRIEDV
- a CDS encoding CHAT domain-containing protein, producing MASLDISAQHKSASAETAIRRLQTQGEVAFQDGKHAEAMMYFKKAIALCIRHNNLPRYADLLIESSSIPYGQGNLSEAIQQCEKALQLLQKSPVDSIRFKAYSNLSFYHSLVFQTEQMQSYLEKAEQMLERQPYLASQTPGFVAAYYNQKGVYYNAAGDFIQATTNLEKALAVAKKYQLSGYLSTFTNNLSTQYENLGNTQKAIMLAKQALSLERTPYQQIVYTLNLGRYYLSLNKPKEAFKYLTQSQQIDDTYGRLNPDYFTESRITLYQNWGSYYAATQQVTKAIRSYDQAITLAQTYWGTKHPLLSVAYRVKAQLLENQGDLNGALVNYRHAINAVCLGTPVKELHDLPVIQEGVLSERELMYALVGQASVMGKFSNRDPFLQPAFETYKLALHLAERIRLNYDVSDAKLLFGQQISLVNEQALRIAYALYQKTHQYQYLKTAFTLTESTRASTLSDARREQTLKKTWVPKELLSKEEQLKKELTSTKLQLQQPNSRKEQDSLKLVLVEQELVLDKFRQQLLQRIPSRHRQSVESMSVDTVREKLLDQQTALLSYVMTEQDLFVFVITQLRVKWVRIPFGQAQKATLAALQQSLYDNPGLSPYKGHAAAQQGYQQLFRPLKPYLQDVQRLIIIRDKELNYLPFEILESTASGRDFLLRSYSIRYAYGASLTQVNASTPWTGGPNGILAMAPFSETSSQKNSFRDTSLLALPASREEIRSVGGLQYANRQATKQEFLDHYASSQIIHLATHARTDDKEAERSFIAFYPDSADYKLYTDELYNLSFNHTQMVVLSACETGRGRLHRGEGLMSLARGFLYGGCPSVVTTLWNAHDQTAAYLSERMYAHLRKGVPIDQALQLAKLDFFSSDMAALYDHPYYWANLVLIGDASVLYESKWATINRISAGFFLLSSIFLGLFLARYWQQHR